The proteins below come from a single Burkholderia contaminans genomic window:
- a CDS encoding collagen-like triple helix repeat-containing protein — translation MHKLFKKTTVTMAVSSLLALYGCGSVDGPTTPPTIKPSTSGSGGSSGTSGSSGSSGTSGSSGTSGSSGTSGSSGTSGTTSGTSGTSGTSGTSGTSGTSGTSGTSGTSGTSGTSGTSGTSGTSGTSGTSGTSGTSGTSGTSGTSGTSGTSGTSGTSGTSGTSGTSGTSGTSGTSGTSGTSGTSGTSGTSGTSGTSGTSGTSGTSGTSGTSGTSGTSGTSGTSGTSGTSGTSGTSGTSGTSGTSGTSGTSGTSGTSGTSGTSGTSGTSGTGVTPLGNVLQKSGNLVTALGTTVATGGAQIGGVQIPGTNPTTATSVGNAVTSLGNGVQALGNGVAAGLGSIGVSANPLGPTLTSTTGLLTGAGGAVNNLGNAVKSLGSGPLSPLSPVTTLVGDLVNTVGGAVNSTASGLNTALNSSPVQQLETQVGKVINPITNTLTGGVTTPGATQTLGGVTLLGTPLNGLLSALGNGLASAGTKVGGATDNPVGGALGGVVAQLGNTVTSTGGLVHDNNAGSSSSGTGGSNPLAPITGLLGTLTGGPGGGSSSGSGGTSGTSSGGPLGPVTGLLGSLTGALGGLGSSGTSGTSGTGGTSGTGGTSGTGGAGIGGLLAPVTNLVNSLTPLGASLTGTVTTPGGNVTGTLGGLLSSGPVGTVTGALTTPAGAAGAAGTVSPGGGGAAGSVTTPAGGGSVVGGLTGGSNGGAAGGAGNLLSPVTNLLGGLLGGGNKK, via the coding sequence ATGCACAAACTCTTCAAGAAGACGACGGTAACGATGGCCGTCTCGTCGCTGCTCGCACTCTATGGTTGCGGCTCGGTCGATGGACCGACAACGCCGCCGACAATCAAGCCGAGCACGTCCGGGTCGGGCGGCAGTTCGGGGACCTCGGGGTCGTCGGGGTCTTCTGGGACGTCGGGGTCTTCGGGTACGTCGGGGTCTTCTGGTACGTCGGGTTCGTCCGGGACGTCGGGTACGACTTCGGGTACTTCCGGCACTTCGGGCACCTCCGGTACGTCGGGTACTTCCGGTACGTCGGGTACTTCCGGCACGTCGGGTACCTCCGGCACGTCGGGTACCTCCGGCACGTCGGGTACCTCCGGTACGTCGGGTACTTCCGGCACCTCGGGTACTTCCGGCACGTCGGGCACTTCCGGTACTTCGGGTACTTCCGGCACCTCGGGTACTTCCGGCACCTCGGGTACTTCCGGCACCTCGGGTACTTCCGGCACCTCGGGTACTTCCGGCACCTCGGGTACCTCCGGCACGTCGGGCACTTCCGGTACGTCTGGCACCTCGGGCACCTCCGGCACGTCAGGTACTTCCGGCACGTCAGGTACTTCCGGCACGTCGGGTACTTCCGGTACCTCGGGCACCTCCGGCACCTCGGGTACCTCCGGCACGTCGGGTACCTCCGGCACGTCGGGTACTTCCGGCACGTCGGGCACGTCGGGCACATCGGGCACCTCCGGTACCTCGGGCACCTCCGGTACCTCGGGCACCTCCGGTACCTCGGGCACCTCCGGCACCTCGGGCACCTCCGGCACCGGCGTCACCCCCCTCGGCAATGTCCTCCAGAAATCCGGCAACCTCGTGACGGCACTCGGCACGACGGTCGCAACCGGCGGCGCGCAGATCGGCGGCGTGCAGATCCCCGGCACGAACCCGACGACGGCCACCAGCGTCGGCAACGCGGTCACGAGCCTCGGCAACGGCGTGCAGGCGCTCGGCAACGGCGTCGCGGCCGGTCTCGGCTCGATCGGCGTGTCGGCCAACCCGCTCGGACCGACGCTGACGTCGACCACCGGCCTGCTGACCGGCGCCGGCGGCGCGGTCAACAACCTCGGCAACGCGGTGAAGAGCCTCGGCTCCGGCCCGCTGTCGCCGCTGTCGCCGGTCACGACGCTCGTCGGCGATCTCGTCAACACCGTCGGCGGCGCCGTCAACTCGACCGCGTCGGGCCTCAACACGGCGCTGAACAGCTCGCCGGTCCAGCAGCTCGAGACGCAGGTCGGCAAGGTGATCAACCCGATCACGAACACGCTGACCGGCGGGGTCACGACGCCGGGCGCCACGCAGACGCTCGGCGGCGTCACGCTGCTCGGCACGCCGCTCAACGGCCTGCTGAGCGCGCTCGGCAACGGCCTCGCCAGCGCCGGCACGAAGGTCGGCGGCGCGACCGACAACCCGGTCGGCGGCGCGCTCGGCGGCGTCGTGGCGCAGCTCGGCAACACGGTGACGTCCACCGGCGGCCTCGTCCACGACAACAACGCGGGCAGCTCCAGCAGCGGCACGGGCGGCAGCAACCCGCTCGCCCCGATCACGGGCCTGCTCGGCACGCTGACGGGCGGCCCGGGCGGCGGCAGCTCGAGCGGTTCGGGCGGCACCAGCGGCACGAGCAGCGGCGGCCCGCTCGGACCGGTCACGGGCCTGCTCGGCTCGCTGACGGGTGCGCTCGGCGGCCTCGGTTCGAGCGGCACGAGCGGCACGAGCGGTACCGGCGGAACGAGTGGCACGGGCGGCACCAGCGGCACCGGTGGCGCGGGTATCGGCGGCCTGCTCGCGCCGGTCACCAACCTCGTCAACTCGCTGACGCCGCTCGGCGCCAGCCTCACCGGCACGGTCACGACGCCGGGCGGCAACGTGACGGGCACGCTCGGCGGCCTGCTGTCGAGCGGCCCGGTCGGCACGGTGACGGGTGCGCTCACGACGCCGGCAGGCGCCGCGGGCGCCGCCGGCACGGTCAGCCCCGGCGGTGGCGGTGCGGCCGGCTCGGTCACGACGCCGGCGGGTGGCGGCTCCGTGGTGGGTGGCCTCACCGGCGGCTCGAACGGTGGTGCCGCGGGCGGCGCCGGCAACCTGCTGTCGCCGGTGACGAACCTCCTGGGCGGATTGCTGGGCGGCGGCAACAAGAAGTAA
- a CDS encoding NADPH-dependent FMN reductase translates to MTTDPRPHADRHIDIVALCGSLRAQSYNAALLDAAALVAPRGMRIARFDRLGEFPLFNPDTEYPSPAVVRDLIDRVNAADGLLIASPEYAHGVTGVMKNALDWIVGCEAVVYKPVAVLNASPRATHADAALRETLSMMSARIVEPASITLPILGSQLDAAGIAAHPPFASALADALHALRAAIHEAEPGR, encoded by the coding sequence ATGACCACCGATCCCCGCCCCCACGCCGACCGCCACATCGACATCGTCGCGCTGTGCGGCAGCCTCCGCGCGCAGTCGTATAACGCCGCGCTGCTCGATGCGGCCGCGCTCGTCGCGCCGCGCGGCATGCGCATCGCGCGCTTCGATCGTCTCGGTGAATTCCCGCTGTTCAATCCCGATACCGAATATCCGTCGCCCGCCGTGGTGCGCGACCTGATCGACCGCGTGAATGCCGCAGACGGCCTGCTGATCGCGAGCCCGGAATACGCACACGGCGTAACGGGCGTGATGAAGAACGCGCTGGACTGGATCGTGGGGTGCGAAGCCGTCGTGTACAAGCCGGTCGCCGTGCTGAACGCATCGCCACGCGCAACGCATGCGGACGCGGCGCTGCGGGAAACGCTGTCGATGATGTCGGCACGCATCGTCGAACCCGCGTCGATCACGCTGCCGATCCTCGGGAGCCAGCTCGACGCGGCGGGCATCGCCGCGCATCCGCCGTTCGCATCGGCGCTGGCCGATGCGCTGCACGCACTGCGCGCGGCGATCCACGAGGCGGAACCGGGCCGGTAG
- the cml gene encoding CmlA/FloR family chloramphenicol efflux MFS transporter: MPEQSTPVWAYSLPSALLLMAPFDLLASMAMDVYLPVIPEMPSALGTSPAIVQLTLSVYMVVLGLGQMLFGPLSDRVGRRPVVLGGALCFAAASLALAIATGGGLFATLRVLQALGASAALVATFATVRDVYADRPEGRMIYSQFGAMLAFVPALGPLLGAAIATACGWRAIFATLGLLGLLACGRAWPRWHETRPRTANRQGPSVASILGSRPFQVHTLAFAAAMGAFFVFFSTAPRVLVGGAGYSRVAFGVAFATVAIVMVVVSRFAGTFVSRWGEAGCVARGALTMMTGAIVLAVCTVLAKPSFATFVMPMWLVAVGIVLMSSVSANGALRDFGDAAGKAVALYYAVQGVIVTGVGTLATLVFDGATAWPLAACCFGMGLASFVAIKGLTRATGRARDGRDSSLSFD; this comes from the coding sequence ATGCCTGAACAATCCACGCCCGTCTGGGCCTATTCGTTACCGTCGGCGCTGCTGCTGATGGCGCCTTTCGATCTCCTCGCTTCGATGGCGATGGACGTGTACCTGCCGGTGATCCCGGAGATGCCGTCCGCGCTGGGCACGTCGCCGGCCATCGTCCAGTTGACGCTGAGCGTCTATATGGTCGTCCTCGGCCTGGGCCAGATGCTCTTCGGCCCGTTGTCGGACCGTGTCGGCAGACGCCCGGTGGTGCTCGGCGGTGCGCTGTGTTTTGCGGCAGCTTCGCTGGCACTTGCGATTGCCACGGGCGGCGGCCTGTTCGCCACGCTGCGCGTGCTTCAGGCGCTGGGCGCGTCAGCCGCGCTCGTTGCAACGTTCGCGACCGTTCGCGATGTCTACGCCGATCGCCCTGAAGGCCGCATGATCTACAGCCAGTTCGGCGCGATGCTGGCGTTCGTTCCCGCACTGGGTCCGCTGCTCGGCGCGGCCATCGCGACAGCCTGTGGATGGCGCGCGATTTTCGCGACGCTCGGCCTGCTGGGTCTGCTCGCGTGCGGCCGTGCGTGGCCACGCTGGCACGAAACGCGGCCGCGGACGGCGAACCGGCAGGGGCCGTCCGTCGCTTCGATTCTCGGCAGCCGGCCCTTTCAGGTTCACACGCTTGCATTTGCCGCCGCGATGGGCGCGTTCTTCGTGTTCTTCTCCACCGCGCCGCGCGTGCTGGTCGGAGGGGCCGGCTATTCGCGCGTGGCATTCGGCGTGGCGTTTGCGACCGTCGCGATCGTGATGGTCGTCGTGTCGCGCTTCGCGGGGACGTTCGTGTCGAGGTGGGGCGAGGCCGGCTGCGTTGCGCGAGGGGCGCTCACGATGATGACCGGTGCGATCGTGCTGGCCGTCTGCACGGTCCTGGCGAAGCCGTCGTTCGCGACGTTCGTGATGCCGATGTGGCTGGTAGCGGTCGGTATCGTGCTGATGTCGTCGGTGTCCGCGAACGGCGCGCTGCGCGATTTCGGCGATGCCGCCGGCAAGGCGGTTGCGCTCTACTACGCGGTGCAGGGCGTGATCGTCACCGGCGTGGGCACGCTCGCGACGCTGGTCTTCGACGGTGCTACCGCGTGGCCGCTGGCGGCCTGCTGTTTCGGTATGGGCCTCGCGAGCTTCGTCGCGATCAAGGGGCTGACGCGTGCGACCGGTCGCGCGCGTGACGGGCGCGACAGCAGCCTTTCGTTCGACTGA
- a CDS encoding isoprenylcysteine carboxylmethyltransferase family protein — MNSTLDGIAAVQDRPPRSATPLRAGLLGITAGLFALWITRDQPALDAATRAVIASLAIIGTIALHEIFISRVYLRPSAGLSRQAVRPLGIARVATRLGALTSIYAGIGVIYWLLPEYHGRFYLPFWSLLRSLAPYVIVAAPFYFAWMDRHQRETDDAYLLWGRFLFRRERPASWKPVREMLAGWGVKAFFLPLMTVYLSKDADHLTASLANAMHAPMTIATFVFMYDLSFTMDLMFGTVGYLCTFRILDSHVRTVEPTTLGWVAALMCYQPFWSLFSNNYIRYEGSMFWDNWLMSAPTLRVIWGSVIILLLLTYALCTISFGLRFSNLTNRGIITSGPYRFTKHPAYITKNLSYWMVSVPFVEPLGWQVGLMHCAGLVAINLIYYTRAKTEERHLMRDPDYRAYAEWIEQHGLFARIRQAFGQRAPA; from the coding sequence ATGAATTCCACGCTTGACGGCATCGCCGCGGTCCAGGACCGCCCACCCCGTTCCGCCACGCCGCTGCGCGCCGGCCTGCTCGGCATCACCGCCGGGCTCTTCGCGCTGTGGATCACGCGCGACCAGCCGGCCCTCGACGCAGCCACGCGCGCCGTCATCGCGAGCCTCGCGATCATCGGCACGATCGCGTTGCACGAAATCTTCATCTCGCGCGTCTACCTGCGCCCGAGCGCGGGCCTGTCGCGGCAGGCCGTCCGGCCGCTCGGCATCGCGCGCGTCGCGACACGGCTCGGCGCGCTGACGTCGATCTATGCGGGCATCGGCGTGATCTACTGGCTGCTGCCCGAATACCACGGCCGGTTCTACCTGCCGTTCTGGTCGCTGCTGCGCTCGCTCGCGCCGTACGTGATCGTCGCCGCGCCGTTCTACTTCGCTTGGATGGACCGCCACCAGCGCGAGACCGATGACGCGTACCTGCTGTGGGGCCGCTTCCTGTTCCGCCGCGAGCGGCCCGCAAGCTGGAAGCCGGTGCGCGAGATGCTGGCCGGCTGGGGCGTGAAGGCGTTCTTCCTGCCGTTGATGACCGTCTACCTGTCGAAGGACGCCGATCACCTGACCGCGTCGCTCGCGAACGCGATGCATGCGCCGATGACGATCGCGACCTTCGTGTTCATGTACGACCTGTCGTTCACGATGGACCTGATGTTCGGCACCGTCGGCTACCTGTGCACGTTCCGCATCCTCGACAGCCACGTGCGCACCGTCGAGCCGACGACGCTCGGCTGGGTGGCCGCGCTGATGTGCTACCAGCCGTTCTGGTCGCTGTTCTCGAACAACTACATCCGCTACGAAGGCTCGATGTTCTGGGACAACTGGCTGATGTCGGCCCCGACGCTGCGCGTGATCTGGGGCTCGGTGATCATCCTGCTGCTGTTGACCTACGCGCTGTGCACGATCTCGTTCGGGCTGCGTTTCTCGAACCTCACCAACCGCGGGATCATCACGTCGGGCCCGTACCGCTTCACGAAGCATCCGGCGTACATCACGAAGAACCTGTCGTACTGGATGGTGTCGGTGCCGTTCGTCGAGCCGCTCGGCTGGCAGGTAGGGCTCATGCACTGCGCGGGGCTCGTCGCGATCAACCTGATCTACTACACGCGGGCGAAGACGGAAGAGCGCCACCTGATGCGCGACCCAGACTATCGCGCGTATGCCGAATGGATCGAGCAACACGGGCTGTTCGCGCGGATCAGGCAGGCATTCGGGCAACGCGCGCCGGCTTGA